From a single Pseudomonas cremoricolorata genomic region:
- a CDS encoding aspartate-semialdehyde dehydrogenase, with the protein MNPSFNVAVVGATGSVGETLVQILEELAFPVATLHLLASMESAGSSVMFAGRKVRVREVDSFDFGQVRLAFFAAGAAVSRSFADKARQAGCAVIDLSGALPDALALVPEANAQALHGLAQPAWVCSPSAAAVALAVTLAPLRQHLEIERIHVTACLAVSAQGREAVNELARQTAELLNARPLEPRFFDRQMAFNLLARVGEEDAQGHSVLERRLVSELRVLLGLPDVKIAVTCIQVPVFFGDSYSVSVQTRRPVDLAVVQGALDSAPSIERVEADDYPTPVGDAVGQDVVYVGRVRLGIDEPEQLNLWMTTDNVRKGAALNAVQVAQLLIKDMV; encoded by the coding sequence ATGAATCCGTCCTTCAACGTTGCCGTCGTCGGCGCCACCGGCAGTGTCGGTGAAACCCTGGTGCAAATCCTCGAAGAGCTGGCGTTCCCGGTGGCCACGCTGCACCTGCTGGCAAGCATGGAGTCGGCGGGCAGCAGTGTGATGTTCGCGGGCAGGAAGGTCCGTGTGCGCGAGGTCGACAGCTTCGATTTCGGTCAGGTCCGCCTGGCCTTCTTCGCTGCGGGTGCCGCGGTCAGTCGCAGCTTTGCGGACAAGGCGCGGCAGGCTGGCTGCGCGGTGATCGATCTGTCCGGTGCCTTGCCCGACGCGCTGGCGCTGGTGCCGGAGGCGAACGCCCAGGCTTTGCATGGCCTGGCCCAGCCAGCCTGGGTGTGCAGCCCAAGTGCAGCGGCGGTGGCCCTGGCGGTGACCCTCGCGCCGCTGCGTCAGCACCTGGAGATCGAACGAATTCATGTCACCGCGTGCCTGGCAGTTTCGGCACAGGGCCGTGAAGCGGTCAATGAGTTGGCCCGCCAGACTGCCGAGCTGCTCAATGCGCGTCCGCTGGAGCCGCGCTTCTTCGACCGGCAGATGGCCTTCAACCTGCTGGCGCGGGTCGGCGAGGAGGATGCGCAGGGGCACAGTGTGCTGGAGCGGCGCCTGGTCAGCGAGCTGCGGGTGCTGCTCGGCCTGCCCGACGTGAAGATCGCGGTCACCTGCATTCAAGTCCCGGTGTTTTTCGGCGATAGCTACAGTGTCAGCGTTCAGACTCGCCGGCCAGTCGATCTGGCGGTGGTGCAAGGCGCGCTGGATAGCGCTCCCAGCATCGAGCGGGTGGAAGCGGATGATTATCCGACGCCAGTAGGCGACGCAGTGGGGCAGGACGTGGTCTATGTTGGACGTGTACGCCTCGGTATCGATGAGCCTGAGCAGCTCAACCTGTGGATGACCACCGACAATGTGCGCAAAGGTGCGGCGCTCAACGCCGTGCAGGTCGCGCAATTGTTGATTAAAGACATGGTGTAA
- the asd gene encoding aspartate-semialdehyde dehydrogenase: MKRVGLIGWRGMVGSVLMQRMLEEQDFDLIEPVFFTTSNVGGQGPQIGKETAPLKDAYSIDELKTLDVILTCQGGDYTNEVFPKLREAGWQGYWIDAASSLRMKDDAVIVLDPVNRRVIDQQLDAGTKNYIGGNCTVSLMLMGLGGLFEAGLVEWMTAMTYQAASGAGAQNMRELIRQMGATHAAVADDLANPASAILDIDRKVAEAMRSEAYPTENFGVPLAGSLIPWIDKELPNGQSREEWKAQAETNKILGRFKSPIPVDGICVRIGAMRCHSQALTIKLNKDVPLADIEGMISQHNPWVKLVPNQRELSMQELSPTQVTGTLNVPVGRLRKLNMGSHYLGAFTVGDQLLWGAAEPLRRMLRILLER; this comes from the coding sequence ATGAAACGTGTAGGTCTGATCGGTTGGCGTGGAATGGTCGGTTCCGTGCTCATGCAGCGGATGCTGGAAGAACAGGACTTCGACCTGATCGAGCCCGTGTTCTTCACCACGTCCAACGTGGGTGGCCAGGGTCCGCAAATCGGCAAGGAAACCGCGCCGCTGAAAGATGCCTACAGCATTGATGAGCTCAAGACCCTTGACGTCATCCTGACGTGCCAGGGCGGCGACTACACCAACGAAGTCTTCCCCAAGCTGCGCGAAGCCGGCTGGCAGGGCTACTGGATCGATGCCGCCTCGTCGCTGCGCATGAAAGACGACGCAGTGATCGTGCTCGACCCGGTCAACCGCCGGGTGATCGATCAGCAGCTCGACGCCGGTACCAAGAACTACATCGGCGGCAACTGCACCGTCAGCCTGATGCTGATGGGCCTGGGCGGGTTGTTCGAGGCTGGCCTGGTCGAATGGATGACCGCCATGACTTACCAAGCGGCCTCGGGCGCCGGTGCGCAGAACATGCGTGAACTGATCCGCCAGATGGGCGCCACCCATGCGGCGGTCGCCGACGATCTGGCCAACCCCGCCAGCGCGATTCTCGACATCGACCGCAAGGTTGCCGAGGCCATGCGCAGCGAGGCCTATCCGACCGAGAACTTCGGTGTTCCATTGGCCGGCAGCCTGATCCCGTGGATCGACAAGGAATTGCCGAACGGCCAGAGCCGTGAGGAATGGAAGGCCCAGGCCGAGACCAACAAGATCCTCGGTCGCTTCAAAAGCCCGATCCCGGTCGATGGCATCTGCGTTCGCATCGGTGCCATGCGCTGCCACAGTCAGGCGCTGACCATCAAGCTGAACAAGGACGTGCCGCTGGCCGACATCGAAGGCATGATCAGCCAGCACAACCCCTGGGTGAAACTGGTACCCAACCAGCGCGAGCTGAGCATGCAGGAACTGTCGCCGACCCAGGTCACCGGCACCCTGAACGTTCCGGTCGGCCGTCTGCGCAAGCTGAACATGGGCTCGCACTACCTGGGCGCCTTCACCGTTGGCGACCAGCTGCTGTGGGGCGCTGCCGAGCCGCTGCGGCGCATGCTGCGTATCCTGCTCGAGCGCTGA
- the leuB gene encoding 3-isopropylmalate dehydrogenase, translated as MSKQILILPGDGIGPEIMAEAVKVLEVANDKFQLNFTLEHDVIGGAAIDKHGVPLADETLERARKADAVLLGAVGGPKWDKIERDIRPERGLLKIRAQLGLFANLRPAILYPQLAAASSLKPEIVSGLDILIVRELTGGIYFGAPRGQRELEGGERQAYDTLPYSESEIRRIARVGFDMAKVRGKKLCSVDKANVLASSQLWREVVEDVAKDYPEVELSHMYVDNAAMQLVRAPKQFDVMVTDNMFGDILSDEASMLTGSIGMLPSASLDADNKGMYEPCHGSAPDIAGQGIANPLATILSVSMMLRYSFNQSAAADAIEQAVSSVLDQGLRTGDIFSEGSRKVGTQEMGDAVVAALRNL; from the coding sequence ATGAGCAAGCAGATTCTGATTCTCCCAGGTGATGGCATCGGTCCGGAAATCATGGCCGAGGCAGTCAAGGTGCTGGAAGTGGCTAACGACAAGTTCCAGCTCAACTTCACCCTGGAGCACGACGTGATCGGCGGCGCTGCCATCGACAAGCACGGCGTACCACTGGCCGATGAAACCCTGGAGCGTGCGCGCAAGGCCGACGCCGTGCTGCTGGGCGCAGTAGGTGGGCCGAAATGGGACAAGATCGAGCGCGACATTCGCCCTGAGCGCGGCTTGCTGAAGATTCGTGCGCAACTGGGTCTGTTCGCCAACCTGCGTCCGGCGATCCTCTATCCGCAACTGGCCGCCGCTTCCTCGCTCAAACCCGAAATCGTTTCCGGCCTGGATATCCTCATCGTCCGTGAGCTCACCGGCGGCATCTACTTCGGCGCTCCACGCGGGCAGCGCGAGCTGGAGGGCGGCGAGCGTCAGGCGTACGACACCCTGCCGTACAGCGAAAGCGAAATCCGCCGCATCGCCCGTGTCGGCTTCGACATGGCCAAGGTGCGTGGCAAGAAGCTCTGCTCGGTAGACAAGGCCAACGTGCTGGCCTCCAGTCAGTTGTGGCGCGAAGTGGTCGAAGACGTGGCCAAGGACTACCCGGAGGTGGAACTCAGCCATATGTACGTCGACAACGCTGCCATGCAACTGGTGCGTGCGCCCAAGCAATTCGACGTGATGGTCACCGACAACATGTTCGGCGACATCCTGTCCGACGAGGCCTCGATGCTCACCGGCTCCATCGGCATGCTGCCGTCGGCATCGCTGGATGCCGACAACAAGGGCATGTACGAGCCGTGCCATGGTTCGGCGCCAGATATCGCCGGGCAGGGCATCGCCAACCCGCTGGCGACCATTCTCTCGGTGTCGATGATGCTGCGTTACAGCTTCAACCAGAGCGCCGCTGCCGATGCCATCGAACAGGCCGTGAGCAGCGTGCTCGACCAGGGTCTGCGTACCGGCGACATCTTCTCCGAAGGCAGCCGCAAGGTCGGTACCCAGGAAATGGGCGACGCAGTAGTCGCGGCCCTGCGGAATCTGTAA
- a CDS encoding class I SAM-dependent methyltransferase, producing MTHSTHSDVVQRQFGEQANAYLSSAVHAQGSEFALLQAELAGRGDARLLDLGCGAGHVSFQVAPLVGQVVAYDLSQSMLDVVASAARERGLNNIVTERGGAERLPFDDGAFDFVFSRYSAHHWSDLGLALREVRRVLKPGGVAAFVDVMSPGTPLLDTYLQSVELLRDTSHVRDYSAAEWLRQVSDAGLHVRCHSRQRLRLEFASWVERMRTPEPLRVAVRQVQQAMGEEVRQYYQIAEDGSFSTDVLVLFAER from the coding sequence ATGACCCACAGCACCCACAGCGATGTCGTTCAGCGCCAGTTCGGCGAGCAGGCCAATGCCTACTTGAGCAGTGCCGTCCACGCCCAGGGCAGTGAATTCGCCCTGCTCCAGGCCGAACTGGCCGGGCGCGGCGATGCGCGGCTGCTGGATCTGGGCTGCGGGGCGGGTCATGTGAGCTTCCAGGTGGCGCCTCTGGTGGGTCAGGTTGTGGCTTACGACCTGTCGCAATCGATGCTCGATGTGGTGGCCAGTGCTGCCCGTGAACGGGGGCTGAACAATATCGTTACCGAGCGCGGCGGCGCCGAGCGGCTGCCGTTCGACGACGGCGCCTTCGATTTCGTCTTCAGCCGCTACTCGGCCCATCACTGGAGCGACCTGGGCCTGGCCCTGCGCGAGGTGCGCCGGGTGCTCAAGCCGGGCGGTGTGGCGGCGTTCGTCGATGTCATGTCGCCGGGCACGCCATTGCTCGACACTTACCTGCAAAGCGTCGAGCTGCTGCGCGATACCAGCCATGTACGCGACTACAGCGCCGCCGAATGGCTGCGTCAGGTCAGCGACGCCGGCCTGCATGTGCGCTGTCATAGCCGCCAGCGCCTGCGTCTTGAGTTCGCTAGCTGGGTCGAGCGCATGCGTACCCCCGAGCCGCTTCGCGTTGCGGTGCGGCAGGTGCAGCAGGCAATGGGCGAAGAAGTGCGGCAGTATTACCAGATCGCCGAAGACGGCTCGTTCAGTACCGATGTGCTGGTGCTGTTCGCCGAACGATGA
- the leuD gene encoding 3-isopropylmalate dehydratase small subunit, translating to MKAFTQHTGLVAPLDRANVDTDQIIPKQFLKSIKRTGFGPNLFDEWRYLDVGQPYQDNSKRPLNTEFVLNHERYQGASVLLARENFGCGSSREHAPWALDEYGFRSVIAPSFADIFYNNSFKNGLLPIILSDEEVDELFQQVEANPGYQLVVDLQAQAVTRPDGKVLHFEIDAFRKHCLLNGLDDIGLTLQDSDSIKSFEDRHRASQPWLFRDA from the coding sequence ATGAAAGCCTTTACCCAGCACACTGGCCTGGTCGCGCCGCTTGACCGTGCCAACGTCGACACCGACCAGATCATTCCCAAGCAGTTTCTCAAGTCGATCAAGCGCACCGGCTTTGGCCCCAACCTGTTCGACGAGTGGCGTTACCTCGATGTCGGCCAGCCTTACCAGGACAACAGCAAGCGCCCGTTGAACACCGAATTCGTGCTCAACCACGAGCGTTACCAGGGCGCCAGCGTGTTGCTGGCGCGGGAGAACTTCGGCTGCGGTTCGAGCCGTGAGCACGCGCCGTGGGCACTGGACGAATATGGTTTTCGCAGCGTTATCGCACCGAGCTTTGCCGACATCTTCTACAACAACAGCTTCAAGAACGGCCTGCTGCCGATCATTCTCAGCGATGAAGAAGTCGATGAGCTGTTCCAGCAGGTCGAAGCCAACCCAGGTTATCAGTTGGTCGTCGACTTGCAGGCGCAAGCGGTGACCCGCCCGGATGGCAAGGTGCTGCATTTCGAGATCGATGCCTTCCGCAAGCATTGCCTGCTCAACGGCCTGGACGACATCGGCCTGACCCTGCAGGACAGCGACTCGATCAAGTCCTTCGAGGACCGTCATCGCGCCAGCCAGCCCTGGCTGTTCCGTGATGCCTGA
- the leuC gene encoding 3-isopropylmalate dehydratase large subunit, with protein MAGKTLYDKLWDAHEVKRRDDGSSLIYIDRHIIHEVTSPQAFEGLRLARRQPWRIDANIATPDHNVPTTPERKGGIEAIADQVSRLQVQTLDENCDEYGIVEFKMNDQRQGIVHVISPEQGATLPGMTVVCGDSHTSTHGAFGALAHGIGTSEVEHVLATQCLVAKKMKNMLVRVEGQLPAGVTAKDIVLAVIGQIGTAGGNGHAMEFAGSAIRELSMEGRMTICNMSIEAGARVGLVAVDDITVAYVEGRPYAPKGEQWPQAVQAWKQLVSDQDAVFDTVVELDAAQIKPQVSWGTSPEMVLAVDQRVPDPAAEPDLVKRGSIERALRYMGLTANQAITDIKLDRVFIGSCTNSRIEDLRAAAQIAKGRKVAANVKQALVVPGSGLVKAQAEREGLDKIFLEAGFEWREPGCSMCLAMNPDRLESGEHCASTSNRNFEGRQGAGGRTHLVSPAMAAAAAVTGHFIDVRELIQGSAA; from the coding sequence ATGGCTGGCAAAACGCTGTACGACAAACTCTGGGATGCTCATGAGGTCAAGCGCCGTGACGATGGTTCGTCGCTGATCTACATCGACCGTCACATCATCCATGAAGTGACTTCGCCGCAGGCGTTCGAAGGGCTGCGTCTGGCCCGTCGCCAGCCGTGGCGCATCGACGCCAACATCGCCACGCCCGACCACAACGTGCCGACCACGCCCGAGCGCAAGGGCGGGATCGAAGCCATCGCTGACCAGGTGTCGCGCCTGCAGGTGCAGACCCTCGACGAGAACTGCGATGAATACGGCATCGTCGAATTCAAGATGAACGACCAGCGCCAGGGTATCGTGCATGTCATCAGCCCCGAGCAAGGCGCGACCCTGCCGGGCATGACCGTGGTCTGCGGCGATTCGCACACCTCGACCCACGGCGCCTTCGGGGCGTTGGCCCATGGCATCGGCACCTCCGAAGTCGAGCACGTGCTGGCCACCCAGTGCCTGGTGGCGAAAAAGATGAAAAACATGTTGGTGCGCGTCGAGGGTCAGTTGCCCGCCGGCGTTACCGCCAAGGACATCGTGCTCGCGGTCATCGGCCAGATCGGCACCGCAGGGGGCAATGGCCACGCCATGGAATTCGCTGGCAGCGCGATTCGCGAGCTGTCGATGGAAGGGCGCATGACCATCTGCAACATGTCCATCGAAGCCGGCGCCCGTGTCGGTCTGGTGGCGGTGGACGACATCACCGTCGCCTACGTCGAGGGCCGCCCCTACGCGCCCAAGGGCGAACAGTGGCCACAGGCCGTGCAGGCCTGGAAGCAGTTGGTATCGGATCAAGATGCCGTGTTCGACACCGTGGTCGAGCTGGACGCCGCGCAGATCAAGCCACAGGTCAGCTGGGGCACTTCGCCGGAAATGGTCCTGGCCGTCGATCAGCGCGTGCCTGATCCTGCCGCCGAGCCTGATCTGGTCAAGCGTGGTTCCATCGAGCGGGCCTTGCGCTACATGGGCCTGACCGCCAACCAGGCGATCACCGACATCAAGCTCGACCGCGTGTTCATCGGCTCGTGCACCAATTCGCGCATCGAAGACCTGCGCGCAGCTGCGCAGATCGCCAAGGGCCGCAAGGTCGCCGCCAACGTCAAGCAGGCGCTGGTGGTGCCAGGGTCGGGTCTGGTCAAGGCCCAGGCCGAACGCGAGGGGTTGGACAAGATTTTCCTCGAAGCCGGCTTCGAGTGGCGTGAACCGGGCTGCTCGATGTGCCTGGCGATGAACCCGGACCGCCTGGAAAGTGGCGAGCATTGCGCTTCCACCTCCAACCGTAACTTTGAAGGTCGCCAGGGCGCTGGCGGGCGTACTCATCTGGTCAGCCCGGCGATGGCCGCCGCCGCTGCCGTGACCGGCCACTTCATCGATGTCCGCGAGTTGATCCAAGGGAGCGCAGCATGA
- a CDS encoding LysR family transcriptional regulator, producing MDLANLTAFIAIAESGSFSGAGERLHLTQPAISKRIAGLEQQLDVRLFDRLGREVTLTEAGRALLPRAYQILNVLDDTRRALTNLNGEVSGRLTLATSHHIGLHRLPPLLRTFTRQYPKVALDIQFMDSEAAYDEILHGRAEIAVITLAPEPQHLIEAVPVWDDALDFVAAPEHPLARTGGVTLAEVAGHPAVFPGGNTFTHHIVQRLFESQGLTPNIAMSTNYLETIKMMVSIGLAWSVLPRTMLDEQVAPIALSGIQLSRQLGYILHTERTLSNAAKAFMALLNSHASTV from the coding sequence GTGGACCTCGCCAATCTCACTGCCTTCATCGCCATTGCCGAGAGCGGCAGCTTTTCCGGGGCTGGCGAACGCCTGCACCTGACCCAGCCGGCCATCAGCAAACGTATCGCCGGACTCGAACAGCAGTTGGACGTGCGCCTGTTCGATCGCCTGGGCCGCGAAGTGACACTCACCGAAGCCGGTCGCGCGCTGCTGCCGCGGGCCTATCAGATCCTCAACGTGCTCGATGATACCCGCCGCGCGCTCACCAATTTGAACGGTGAGGTCAGTGGTCGGCTGACCCTCGCCACCAGCCACCATATCGGCCTGCACCGCCTGCCCCCATTGCTGCGCACGTTCACGCGTCAGTATCCCAAGGTTGCCCTGGATATTCAGTTCATGGATTCGGAAGCGGCCTACGACGAGATTCTCCATGGCCGCGCGGAGATCGCCGTCATCACGCTCGCGCCAGAACCTCAGCACCTGATCGAAGCGGTGCCGGTGTGGGACGACGCCCTGGATTTCGTCGCCGCCCCCGAGCATCCGCTGGCCCGTACCGGCGGCGTGACCCTGGCCGAAGTGGCTGGCCATCCAGCGGTGTTTCCAGGGGGCAATACCTTCACTCATCACATCGTCCAGCGCCTGTTCGAAAGCCAGGGCCTGACGCCCAACATCGCCATGAGCACCAATTACCTGGAGACCATCAAGATGATGGTTTCCATTGGGCTTGCCTGGAGCGTACTGCCGCGCACGATGCTCGATGAGCAGGTCGCGCCCATCGCCCTGTCGGGCATTCAGTTGTCACGCCAGCTAGGCTACATTCTGCACACCGAGCGAACCCTGTCGAATGCCGCCAAGGCCTTCATGGCGCTGCTGAACAGCCACGCCAGCACGGTCTGA
- a CDS encoding bifunctional diguanylate cyclase/phosphodiesterase, translating to MSTPTHRFPRLPRIPAVDPKESERAWQNAPQLLAALNGARLGAWLWDIDSGQVSWSRGTQALFGFDPQRPLPNDVDYLDLLPEEDRQRTRQAFQAVVNGEPVQQAMRHRIRWPDGSLHWLEINGSLTRHEDGRRQMIGVVREVTRQREREAALIYSEKRFATLFHLSPNIILLTRRHDGMIFEVNQHFADTLGWPVADVIGKSTLELGLWVIPEQRQQVLDATRNNGSPLTMEARFRASDGKVHDGILSTQSIDLEGITYLISTFVDTTERKRAEQALKDSQERLDLALDSAQLGTWDWHIPSGMLYGSARAAQLHGLAPEPFHESFEAFFEGVPRQDREVMRQAYRSLRQGPAGNYQITYRVQLDNGGSRYIESRARLYRDEHGNPLRMAGTLLDITDQVEREQRLSASEEKFASLFQVSPDPICVMRQDTGQFIEINAAFTQTFGWPVDQVIGRTAEQIGLWGESVSRAGHIERVLRDQGLNNVAVVVNHRGGAPLTCVVSSRLIRVDNQPCSVTTLRDITHQQRAEAALKASEEKFAKAFHSSPDAITITECESGRYVEVNDGFCRLTGYSASEVVGRTANELGIWAEPTQRLSLIDEIRERGRVHHREMLGRNKRGDLLTVEVSVEPINLNDTDCLLVTARDVSLLRDAQAQIRHLAYHDPLTNLPNRALLMDRLSRQIGLIRQQNLRGALLFLDLDHFKHINDSLGHPVGDTVLKIVTARLEASVRLEDTVARLGGDEFVVLLGGLEGSREAVEAQVGEVADTLRELLAQPMSLDGQRLQVTPSIGMALIPDHGATPADLLKRADIALYRAKDSGRNVTQMFHSSMQTAASERLRMENDLRMALARGELELHFQPQVDARDSRIIGAEVLLRWHHPQLGQQPPAQFIQVLEESGLIIEVGSWILDDACSSCAQLLVDGLVEPDSFSLCVNISPRQFRQNDFVERVLRSVDEHGLARQMLTLEITEGMVIQNLEDTIAKMRELKDHGVSFAMDDFGTGYSSLTYLKRLPVDALKIDQTFVRDALEDTNDAEIVRAIVAMARSLKLAVIAEGVELQEQLSFLEQLGCHDYQGYLYSRPLPLDAFRQLLSAQKANPRP from the coding sequence ATGTCCACGCCCACTCATCGCTTCCCGCGCCTGCCGCGCATCCCTGCGGTCGATCCCAAGGAGTCGGAGCGTGCCTGGCAGAATGCGCCGCAGCTGCTGGCTGCACTCAATGGCGCGCGCCTGGGCGCCTGGCTTTGGGACATCGACAGTGGTCAGGTGAGCTGGTCACGCGGCACCCAGGCATTGTTCGGTTTCGATCCGCAGCGCCCACTGCCCAATGACGTCGACTATCTTGACCTGCTGCCCGAAGAAGATCGCCAGCGTACGCGCCAGGCGTTTCAGGCGGTGGTCAATGGCGAGCCAGTGCAGCAGGCCATGCGCCATCGCATTCGCTGGCCCGATGGCAGCCTGCACTGGCTGGAAATCAACGGTAGCCTGACCCGGCATGAGGATGGTCGCCGGCAGATGATCGGTGTCGTGCGCGAAGTCACGCGCCAGCGCGAGCGCGAAGCGGCGCTGATCTACTCCGAAAAGCGCTTCGCCACCCTCTTCCACCTCAGCCCCAACATCATTCTGCTGACCCGCCGTCACGACGGCATGATCTTCGAGGTCAACCAGCACTTTGCCGACACCCTGGGCTGGCCGGTGGCCGATGTCATCGGCAAGAGCACCCTGGAGCTGGGTCTGTGGGTCATTCCCGAGCAGCGCCAGCAGGTGCTCGACGCCACACGCAACAACGGTAGCCCGCTGACCATGGAGGCACGGTTCCGTGCCAGCGACGGCAAGGTGCACGATGGCATCCTGTCGACCCAGAGCATCGACCTGGAAGGCATTACCTATCTGATCAGCACCTTCGTCGACACCACCGAGCGCAAGCGCGCCGAGCAAGCGTTGAAGGACAGTCAGGAACGCCTCGACCTCGCCCTCGACTCGGCGCAACTGGGCACCTGGGACTGGCACATTCCCAGCGGCATGCTCTATGGCTCGGCCCGAGCCGCGCAATTGCACGGCCTTGCCCCTGAACCCTTCCACGAATCGTTCGAGGCCTTCTTCGAAGGCGTGCCCAGGCAGGACCGCGAAGTCATGCGCCAGGCTTACCGCAGCCTGCGCCAAGGCCCGGCGGGGAACTACCAGATCACCTACCGGGTGCAGCTGGACAACGGCGGGTCGCGCTACATCGAGAGCCGTGCCCGGTTGTACCGCGACGAACACGGCAACCCATTGCGCATGGCCGGCACGCTGTTGGATATCACCGATCAGGTCGAGCGTGAGCAACGCCTGAGCGCGTCGGAGGAAAAGTTCGCCAGCCTGTTTCAGGTCAGTCCCGACCCGATCTGCGTCATGCGTCAGGACACCGGCCAGTTCATCGAGATCAACGCCGCCTTCACCCAGACCTTCGGCTGGCCGGTGGACCAGGTCATCGGCCGAACCGCCGAACAGATCGGCCTGTGGGGCGAATCGGTGAGCCGGGCCGGACACATCGAGCGGGTGCTGCGCGACCAGGGCCTGAACAACGTGGCCGTGGTCGTCAATCACCGTGGCGGCGCGCCGCTGACCTGCGTAGTCTCCAGCCGCTTGATTCGCGTCGACAACCAGCCATGCAGCGTCACCACCTTGCGCGACATCACCCACCAGCAGCGTGCCGAGGCGGCGCTCAAGGCCAGCGAGGAGAAATTCGCCAAGGCGTTTCACTCAAGCCCCGATGCCATCACCATCACCGAGTGCGAAAGCGGGCGCTATGTCGAAGTCAACGACGGCTTCTGCCGCCTCACCGGTTACAGCGCAAGCGAGGTGGTCGGGCGCACCGCCAATGAACTGGGCATCTGGGCCGAACCCACTCAACGCCTTTCGCTGATCGACGAAATCCGCGAGCGTGGCCGGGTCCATCACCGTGAAATGCTCGGGCGCAACAAGCGCGGCGACCTGCTGACGGTGGAAGTTTCGGTGGAACCGATCAACCTCAATGACACCGATTGCCTACTGGTCACCGCACGGGACGTCAGCCTGCTGCGTGATGCCCAGGCGCAGATTCGCCACCTGGCTTACCACGACCCTCTGACCAACCTGCCCAATCGCGCCTTGCTGATGGACCGCCTGAGCCGGCAGATAGGCCTGATCAGGCAGCAGAACCTGCGCGGTGCGCTGCTGTTCCTCGACCTCGATCACTTTAAGCACATCAACGATTCGCTGGGCCATCCGGTAGGTGACACAGTGCTCAAGATCGTCACCGCGCGGCTTGAAGCCAGTGTGCGCCTGGAAGATACCGTGGCGCGCCTGGGCGGCGACGAATTCGTGGTGCTGCTCGGCGGCCTGGAAGGCAGCCGCGAGGCCGTGGAGGCCCAGGTCGGCGAGGTGGCCGATACCTTGCGCGAGCTGCTGGCACAACCCATGTCGCTCGATGGTCAGCGCCTGCAAGTGACCCCGAGTATCGGTATGGCGCTGATTCCCGACCATGGCGCGACCCCGGCAGACCTGCTCAAACGCGCCGACATCGCGCTGTATCGCGCCAAGGATTCGGGACGCAACGTTACCCAGATGTTTCACAGCAGCATGCAGACGGCCGCCAGCGAGCGCTTGCGGATGGAGAACGACCTGCGCATGGCGCTCGCCCGCGGGGAGCTGGAGCTGCACTTTCAACCCCAGGTCGATGCCCGCGACAGCCGCATCATCGGCGCCGAAGTGCTATTGCGCTGGCATCACCCGCAACTGGGCCAGCAACCGCCTGCGCAGTTCATCCAGGTGCTTGAGGAAAGCGGGCTGATCATCGAGGTCGGTAGCTGGATTCTCGACGACGCCTGCAGCAGTTGCGCGCAATTGCTGGTCGACGGCCTGGTCGAGCCGGACAGCTTCAGCTTGTGCGTGAACATCAGTCCACGCCAGTTTCGCCAGAACGATTTCGTCGAACGGGTACTGCGTAGCGTCGACGAGCACGGTCTAGCGCGGCAGATGCTCACGCTGGAGATCACCGAAGGCATGGTGATCCAGAACCTGGAAGACACCATCGCCAAGATGCGCGAGCTCAAAGACCATGGGGTCAGCTTCGCCATGGATGATTTCGGTACCGGCTATAGCTCGCTGACTTACCTCAAGCGCCTGCCGGTGGATGCACTGAAGATCGACCAGACGTTCGTGCGCGATGCACTCGAAGACACCAACGATGCCGAGATCGTCCGCGCCATCGTCGCCATGGCGCGCAGCCTGAAGTTGGCGGTGATTGCCGAGGGCGTCGAGTTGCAGGAGCAACTGAGCTTCCTCGAACAGTTGGGCTGTCATGACTACCAAGGCTACCTGTACAGCCGCCCCCTGCCCCTGGATGCCTTTCGGCAATTGTTGAGCGCGCAAAAGGCCAATCCGCGGCCATGA
- a CDS encoding Hsp20 family protein gives MTTAFSLAPLFRHSVGFDRFNDLFESAARNESGSSYPPYNVEKHGDDHYRIVVAAAGFVEQDLDLQVEKGVLTVTGSKRDNGAGEVTFLHQGIAQRAFKLSFRLADHIEVKAAGLANGLLSIELLRLVPEEAKAKRIPINGDSNVLN, from the coding sequence ATGACCACCGCATTTTCCCTCGCACCGCTGTTCCGCCACTCGGTAGGCTTCGACCGCTTCAACGACTTGTTCGAATCGGCCGCCCGCAATGAGTCTGGCAGCAGCTACCCGCCCTATAACGTCGAGAAGCATGGCGATGACCACTACCGCATCGTGGTAGCGGCCGCCGGTTTCGTCGAGCAAGACCTCGACCTGCAAGTCGAGAAGGGTGTCCTGACCGTGACCGGCAGCAAGCGCGACAACGGCGCTGGCGAGGTCACCTTCCTGCACCAGGGCATCGCTCAGCGCGCCTTCAAGCTGTCGTTCCGCCTGGCGGACCACATCGAGGTCAAGGCTGCAGGGCTGGCCAACGGGCTGCTCAGCATCGAGCTGCTGCGTCTGGTGCCAGAAGAAGCCAAGGCCAAGCGCATCCCGATCAACGGTGACAGCAACGTGCTGAACTGA